One Brassica napus cultivar Da-Ae chromosome A1, Da-Ae, whole genome shotgun sequence genomic region harbors:
- the LOC106422418 gene encoding putative disease resistance protein At1g63350: MGNCVSLSISSDQSMKKICQWLDIQVGYVHNLEKNLSALEKTMEELRAKLDDLSRRVTREEDRGLQRLSEFQVWLTRVETFENEANNLLIARNVQLQRLCLLGFCSKSLILSYRYGKSVSMTLREVEKLNSKVFEVIVEQAHTFEVEERQLQSTIVGLKEMLENAWNHLMEDRVGIMGFYGMGGVGKTTLITQLNNKFSGMTCGFDFVIWVVVSKELQVEKIQSEIARKVGLDGDEWKQKEKSQKADVIYNFLRKKRFMLFLDDIWEKVDLVEIGIPFPTTQNRCKVAFTTRSKAICAHMGVEEPMEVKCLSEDDAYDLFQKKVGETTLISDPGIPELARKVAKKCCGLPLALNVVGEAMSCKRTLQEWCYTIDVLTSYAVEFSGMKDKILPLLKYSYDNLEVEQVKMCLLYCALFPEDDRIPKEKLISLWICEGIIDGSGGIERAENKGYDIIGSLVRASLLTDVKWYGTENVCMHDVVREMALWIASDLGAQKEAFIVRAGSGLSEMPKVENCNVVRRMSLIKNKIHHLSSSHEYLELTTLLLQKANLTNISSEFFKSMPRLAVLDLSYNGNLFELPDGISQLVSLQYLNLSYTSIRHLPRGVQELKKLIHLDLEETDNLSNIDGILSSLHNLKILNLSRAGFSLDCNILEELLTLEHLEILTIEIDLQQGLEQFLSSHKLTRATRNLTIRGMQLESSGISLPISMENLREFNIVWCSISEIKMGTICLESKTVYPLENPRTSCFLSLSKVIILDCKCVKELTLLMFAPNLRDLSVKSAKKLEDVINKEKSRHGEKSGIVPFRRLEFLLLGDLPELKNIYWNSLPFPCLKRMDIIRCPNLKKLPLDSQSGKHGGNGVIIRYTVKEWIETVEWIDEATKTRFLRSCLHVSETPNQDNQPHSSVPT; encoded by the coding sequence ATGGGCAATTGTGTCTCCCTCTCAATATCTTCTGATCAATCGATGAAAAAGATATGTCAATGGCTAGACATCCAAGTAGGTTATGTTCACAACCTCGAGAAGAATCTGTCGGCTTTAGAGAAAACCATGGAAGAGCTCAGGGCTAAACTTGATGATTTATCAAGAAGGGTAACAAGAGAGGAGGATAGAGGTTTACAAAGGCTTTCTGAATTCCAGGTATGGCTTACTAGAGTTGAGACTTTTGAAAACGAAGCCAACAATCTTCTTATTGCTAGAAATGTTCAACTTCAAAGGCTTTGTCTTCTTGGTTTTTGCTCTAAGAGTTTAATATTGAGTTATCGTTATGGCAAAAGTGTTTCCATGACTTTAAGGGAAGTTGAAAAACTGAATAGTAAAGTTTTCGAAGTGATCGTTGAGCAAGCTCACACATTTGAGGTGGAGGAAAGACAGCTTCAGTCAACAATTGTTGGTCTGAAAGAAATGTTGGAGAACGCATGGAATCATCTCATGGAAGATCGAGTTGGTATTATGGGTTTTTACGGTATGGGGGGAGTAGGGAAAACAACTCTTATCACACAACTCAACAATAAGTTCAGTGGCATGACATGTGGATTTGATTTTGTGATTTGGGTTGTGGTGTCTAAAGAGTTACAAGTAGAGAAGATTCAAAGTGAGATCGCTCGGAAGGTTGGTCTTGATGGAGATGAAtggaaacaaaaagagaaaagcCAAAAAGCTGATGTTATATACAATTTCTTAAGGAAAAAGAGATTCATGTTGTTTTTAGATGACATATGGGAGAAGGTGGATTTAGTTGAGATTGGAATCCCGTTTCCAACAACACAAAACCGATGCAAAGTGGCATTCACTACCCGTTCCAAGGCTATATGTGCTCACATGGGCGTTGAAGAACCAATGGAAGTCAAATGCTTGTCGGAAGATGACGCATATGATTTGTTCCAAAAGAAGGTTGGAGAAACAACATTAATAAGTGATCCAGGGATCCCCGAACTTGCAAGAAAAGTTGCTAAGAAATGTTGTGGCCTACCGCTCGCACTTAATGTTGTAGGCGAGGCCATGTCATGCAAGAGGACGCTACAAGAATGGTGTTACACGATAGATGTCTTGACTTCATATGCCGTAGAGTTTTCTggcatgaaagataaaattcttCCACTTTTGAAGTATAGCTATGATAATCTTGAGGTGGAGCAGGTCAAAATGTGTTTACTATATTGCGCTTTATTTCCCGAAGATGATAGAATTCCTAAAGAGAAATTGATAAGCTTATGGATATGCGAAGGGATAATAGACGGAAGTGGAGGTATAGAAAGAGCTGAGAACAAGGGTTATGATATAATTGGTAGTCTTGTTCGTGCATCACTGTTAACGGATGTCAAATGGTATGGAACAGAGAATGTATGTATGCATGATGTAGTTCGTGAGATGGCCTTATGGATTGCATCTGATTTAGGAGCACAAAAAGAGGCTTTCATTGTGCGTGCAGGGTCTGGGTTAAGTGAAATGCCAAAGGTTGAGAACTGTAATGTTGTGAGAAGGATGTCACTCATAAAGAACAAGATTCACCATCTCTCTAGCAGTCATGAATATCTCGAGCTCACAACTTTGCTTCTACAAAAAGCAAATTTGACAAATATCTCGAGTGAATTCTTCAAGTCCATGCCAAGACTAGCTGTTTTGGATCTATCATATAATGGAAATCTGTTTGAACTGCCGGATGGAATATCACAACTAGTTTCCTTGCAATATCTCAACTTGTCATATACAAGTATACGTCATTTGCCTAGGGGTGTGCAAGAGTTGAAAAAGCTAATTCACTTGGATTTGGAGGAGACAGATAACCTTTCAAATATTGATGGGATATTATCAAGTCTGCACAACTTGAAGATATTGAATTTATCTCGTGCTGGTTTTTCATTGGATTGCAACATACTGGAGGAGTTGCTAACCTTGGaacatttagaaattttaaccATAGAGATCGATCTTCAACAAGGTTTGGAACAATTTTTGAGCTCTCATAAGTTGACACGTGCAACAAGAAATCTAACGATCAGGGGTATGCAACTTGAATCATCTGGTATCTCACTTCCAATATCTATGGAGAATCTACGTGAATTCAACATTGTATGGTGCAGTATCTCTGAGATAAAGATGGGAACGATATGCTTGGAGAGCAAAACGGTTTATCCTCTAGAAAATCCGAGGACCTCATGCTTCTTGAGCCTCTCTAAAGTGATTATACTAGATTGCAAATGCGTGAAGGAGTTGACGTTACTGATGTTCGCTCCAAATCTTAGAGATCTCTCTGTTAAATCTGCAAAAAAATTAGAAGATGTAATAAACAAAGAGAAAAGTCGTCACGGTGAAAAATCAGGGATTGTTCCTTTTCGAAGGCTGGAATTTCTTTTGTTGGGTGATCTACCGGAGCTGAAGAATATCTACTGGAATTCTCTACCTTTTCCATGTCTAAAGAGAATGGATATAATCAGATGCCCGAATCTGAAAAAGCTTCCACTGGATTCCCAAAGTGGCAAGCATGGTGGAAATGGAGTAATCATAAGATACACAGTTAAAGAATGGATTGAAACTGTGGAATGGATAGACGAAGCTACAAAAACCCGCTTCTTACGTTCATGCCTACACGTATCTGAAACGCCGAATCAAGACAATCAACCGCATTCTTCGGTACCAACCTAG
- the LOC106422517 gene encoding AP-1 complex subunit mu-2, producing the protein MAGAASALFLLDIKGRVLVWRDYRGDVSAAQAERFFSKLIEKEGDSQSNDPVAYDNGVTYMFVQHSNVYLMIASRQNCNAASLLSFLHRVIDVFKHYFEELEEESLRDNFVVVYELLDEMMDFGYPQYTEARILSEFIKTDAYRMEVTQRPPMAVTNAVSWRSEGLQYKKNEVFLDVIENVNILVNSNGQIIRSDVVGALKMRTYLTGMPECKLGLNDRVLLEAQGRTTKGKAIDLEDIKFHQCVRLARFENDRTISFIPPDGAFDLMTYRLSTQVKPLIWVEAQIERHSKSRVEMLVKARSQFKERSTATNVEIELPVPADASNPTVRTSLGSAAYAPEKDALVWKIKSFPGNKEYMLRAEFHLPSITAEEATPERKAPIRVKFEIPYFTVSGIQVRYLKIIEKSGYQALPWVRYITMAGEYELRLV; encoded by the exons ATGGCAGGAGCTGCTTCTGCGCTGTTTCTGCTCGATATTAAAGGTCGCGTTCTCGTCTGGCGTGACTACCGCGGCGATGTCTCCGCCGCTCAAGCCGAACGCTTCTTCTCTAAGCTCATCGAGAAAGAG GGTGATTCACAGTCAAATGATCCAGTCGCTTACGATAATGGGGTCACTTACATGTTTGTCCAACACAGTAACGTTTACCTTATGATAGCCTCCAGGCAGAACTGCAATGCTGCCAGTCTTCTCTCCTTCCTTCACCGCGTCATCGAT GTCTTTAAGCACTACTTTGAGGAGTTAGAGGAAGAATCACTCAGGGATAACTTTGTCGTTGTG TATGAGTTACTTGATGAGATGATGGACTTTGGGTACCCTCAGTATACCGAAGCAAGAATCCTCAGTGAGTTCATCAAGACTGATGCATATAGAATGGAAGTCACACAGAGACCTCCAATGGCTGTCACTAATGCTGTCTCCTGGAGGAGTGAGGGATTACAGTACAAGAAGAACGAA GTTTTCTTGGATGTAATTGAGAATGTAAATATTCTTGTCAACAGTAATGGGCAAATTATCAGGTCTGATGTTGTTGGAGCCCTCAAGATGCGAACTTACTTGAC TGGAATGCCAGAGTGTAAGTTAGGACTGAATGATAGAGTATTGTTGGAAGCGCAGGGGCGAACAACAAAGGGAAAAGCCATTGATTTGGAGGACATCAAATTCCATCA GTGTGTTCGATTGGCCCGTTTTGAAAATGATAGGACGATATCTTTCATACCACCTGATGGTGCTTTTGATCTGATGACATATAGACTCAGTACTCAG GTGAAACCGCTTATATGGGTGGAAGCGCAAATAGAAAGGCATTCCAAAAGTCGTGTTGAGATGCTCGTAAAAGCTAGAAGTCAGTTCAAGGAACGgag CACCGCAACGAATGTTGAGATTGAGTTGCCTGTACCAGCCGATGCATCTAACCCCACCGTTAGGACATCTCTGGGGTCTGCTGCTTATGCTCCTGAAAAAGATGCATTGGTCTGGAAAATCAAATCTTTCCCCGGGAACAAG GAGTATATGTTGAGGGCAGAGTTCCATCTTCCCAGTATAACTGCAGAAGAAGCAACACCTGAGCGAAAAGCTCCTATCCGTGTCAAATTCGAGATCCCTTATTTCACTGTCTCAGGGATTCAG GTTCGGTACCTGAAGATAATCGAGAAGAGCGGGTACCAAGCACTTCCATGGGTGAGATACATAACCATGGCTGGTGAGTATGAACTAAGACTCGTCTAA